The window GGACTCCGGTACAAAAAGTACCGACAGCTGTGAGATAAAGCCAGCATATTAAAGAATGAGCTTCCTGATAAAAGAAGCGTCAAGAGATCCGAACAGCTCTATACGCGCTCCTGATGGAAAAGTAATTGCTGCAAGAGCTTGTTGGTTTTGCTCAATTACATCTGGTTGTTGAACTGGTATCTGGCTGAACCCACGGGTTGGTTCGACGGGAGCGACATTCTTGCGGCGGAATTTTTTAACCCAGTAATTGAACTTATGGTATCCCATACCATTTTGATTGCAAAAAGCCTGTTTGCTTATGCCTTGCGTCTGCCACTGATCGTATAGCTCACGCATTTTTTCTGTCTCATTTTTCATG is drawn from Dyadobacter subterraneus and contains these coding sequences:
- the tnpA gene encoding IS66 family insertion sequence element accessory protein TnpA, whose translation is MKNETEKMRELYDQWQTQGISKQAFCNQNGMGYHKFNYWVKKFRRKNVAPVEPTRGFSQIPVQQPDVIEQNQQALAAITFPSGARIELFGSLDASFIRKLIL